The Alteripontixanthobacter sp. genome has a window encoding:
- the lptD gene encoding LPS assembly protein LptD, with translation MLPTLPHLLPPDSNTLPPVRSALCASLAVLAAMAAPAGAQEGAASGMGTAQEPIDLPDAADPVFTGEQREGMPQAVTQFPVASPADSSANQTGEREIAFEADDVAYNSEADTFSASGDVILRNAGRSVRADRVEWDRNTGQIVATGNVRFVDDEGNQLYTQRIELTEEFEAGAMEDLLLALNEGGRLAARGADRAEDGTITLRDAAYSACAVVDPEGCDKSLSWRITADRVVYDPADNRLRFRGAFLELFGQRLIPLPGLAVRTDGRAVSGFLVPDLRISESNGVEVNGSYYFDLAPNKDLTLGAYLYTEAPPMVSAQYRHLTDRGAYQITGYATHSRRISDFTGVPTTESDPRGYIFANGRFQLDPAWSVTGSLRLASDRTFLRRYDLSRDDRLRSTINLERIDDDSYFSLAGWATQTLRLGADQGQVPVALPVLDYRRRFRDPTGLGGVLEVQANSLAITRDEGQDTQRAFAGARWDLRRITGLGQMVTLTGMVRGDVYHSDENFLTATPTYRGTAGWQARAIALAAVDMQWPFVGEAFGGTQVITPRVQLVASPPIRNLAVPNEDARAIDLEDSNLFALNRFPGYDRIEDGARVTYGFDYRLQRPGLDIKSNIGQSYRLDAERAILPDGTGLSERVSDFVGRTEVRYRNFLRLTHRYRLDKDSLQVRRNEFDAAVGSAQTYAEIGYLRLNRDIAGLEDLQDREELRAAARVAFADYWSVFGSGVFNLTDADEDPTLQSDGFEAIRTRLGVAYQDDCLEMGLTWRRDYVTAGDAERGDTFQLYFSLRNLGFR, from the coding sequence ATGCTGCCCACCTTGCCGCACCTCCTGCCGCCAGATTCGAACACACTGCCGCCCGTCAGGTCGGCCCTGTGTGCCAGCCTGGCCGTGCTTGCAGCAATGGCTGCTCCGGCGGGGGCGCAGGAAGGTGCAGCATCGGGCATGGGCACGGCGCAGGAACCGATCGATCTGCCCGATGCCGCCGATCCGGTATTCACCGGGGAGCAGCGTGAGGGAATGCCGCAGGCGGTCACTCAGTTTCCTGTGGCCAGCCCTGCAGACAGCTCCGCCAATCAGACCGGCGAGCGCGAAATCGCCTTCGAGGCGGACGATGTCGCCTATAATAGCGAGGCTGACACATTTTCCGCCAGCGGCGACGTGATCCTGCGCAATGCGGGCCGGTCCGTGCGCGCCGACCGGGTGGAATGGGACCGCAATACCGGCCAGATCGTCGCCACCGGCAATGTCCGCTTCGTGGATGACGAGGGCAACCAGCTCTACACCCAACGCATCGAGCTGACCGAAGAATTCGAAGCGGGCGCGATGGAAGACCTGCTGCTGGCGCTGAACGAGGGTGGCCGGCTGGCGGCGCGCGGCGCGGACCGGGCCGAAGATGGCACCATAACCTTGCGCGATGCCGCCTATTCCGCCTGCGCCGTGGTCGATCCAGAGGGCTGCGACAAATCGCTGAGCTGGCGAATAACCGCCGACCGAGTGGTATACGATCCCGCCGATAATCGCCTGCGGTTTCGCGGCGCGTTCCTCGAACTGTTCGGCCAGCGGCTGATCCCGCTGCCGGGGCTGGCGGTGCGGACCGATGGCCGGGCGGTATCGGGCTTCCTCGTCCCCGATTTGCGGATCTCGGAATCCAACGGTGTGGAGGTCAATGGCAGCTATTATTTCGACCTGGCTCCAAACAAGGATCTGACGCTCGGCGCTTATCTTTATACCGAGGCGCCGCCGATGGTCAGCGCGCAATATCGGCACCTGACCGATCGCGGCGCATATCAAATCACGGGCTACGCCACGCATAGCCGCCGCATCTCCGATTTTACCGGCGTGCCGACCACTGAAAGCGATCCGCGCGGCTATATCTTCGCCAATGGGCGGTTCCAGCTGGACCCGGCATGGAGCGTGACCGGTTCGCTCAGGCTGGCGAGCGACCGGACCTTCCTGCGCCGTTACGATCTCAGCCGAGACGACCGGCTGCGCTCGACAATCAATCTGGAACGGATCGATGATGATTCGTATTTCTCCCTCGCCGGCTGGGCCACGCAGACGCTGCGCCTTGGGGCGGATCAGGGGCAGGTACCGGTCGCCCTGCCCGTACTCGATTACCGCCGGCGGTTTCGCGATCCCACCGGGCTGGGCGGTGTGCTGGAAGTGCAGGCAAACTCGCTCGCCATCACCCGCGACGAAGGGCAGGACACTCAGCGCGCCTTTGCCGGGGCGCGGTGGGATTTGCGGCGGATCACCGGGCTGGGCCAGATGGTCACGCTGACCGGGATGGTGCGCGGGGATGTGTATCATTCGGATGAGAATTTCCTGACCGCAACGCCGACCTATCGCGGGACCGCAGGCTGGCAGGCCCGCGCAATCGCGCTCGCGGCGGTTGATATGCAATGGCCGTTCGTGGGCGAAGCATTTGGCGGCACGCAGGTGATCACGCCGCGCGTGCAACTGGTCGCCAGCCCGCCGATCCGCAATCTGGCCGTGCCGAACGAAGATGCCCGCGCGATCGACCTGGAGGATTCCAACCTGTTCGCGCTCAACCGCTTCCCCGGCTACGACCGGATCGAGGACGGCGCGCGTGTTACCTACGGGTTCGATTACCGGCTGCAGCGGCCCGGCCTCGATATCAAGTCCAATATCGGCCAGTCCTACCGTCTTGATGCGGAGCGCGCGATCCTGCCCGATGGTACCGGCCTGTCCGAACGCGTTTCGGATTTCGTGGGGCGGACCGAGGTGCGCTATCGCAATTTCCTGCGGCTGACCCACCGCTACCGTCTCGACAAGGACAGTCTGCAGGTGCGCCGCAACGAATTCGATGCGGCGGTCGGCAGCGCGCAAACCTATGCCGAAATCGGTTATCTGCGCCTCAATCGCGACATTGCGGGGCTTGAGGATTTGCAGGACCGCGAAGAATTGCGCGCTGCGGCCCGTGTCGCCTTTGCAGATTACTGGTCGGTGTTCGGATCGGGCGTATTCAACCTGACCGATGCGGATGAAGACCCCACCTTGCAATCCGATGGGTTCGAGGCGATCCGCACCCGGCTGGGCGTCGCCTATCAGGACGATTGCCTCGAGATGGGCCTGACCTGGCGGCGCGATTACGTGACCGCCGGCGATGCCGAGCGCGGCGATACGTTCCAGCTCTATTTCTCCTTGCGCAATCTCGGTTTCCGGTAA
- a CDS encoding DUF393 domain-containing protein translates to MNKTTVWFDESCPLCRREISLMRRLDRRGRISFVDASDPASHCPIGRAHMLARLHASEDGTLLSGAAAFGAMWRAIPLLRPFGLAMRAPLIERIFERLYLRFLQIRPRLQRLVS, encoded by the coding sequence ATGAACAAGACGACGGTCTGGTTCGATGAGAGCTGCCCGCTCTGCCGGCGCGAGATTTCATTGATGCGACGGTTGGATCGCAGGGGTCGGATCAGCTTTGTCGACGCCAGCGATCCAGCGTCGCATTGCCCGATAGGCCGCGCCCATATGCTCGCACGGTTGCATGCATCGGAGGACGGTACGCTCCTGTCCGGTGCGGCAGCCTTCGGCGCGATGTGGCGAGCGATCCCGCTGCTACGACCTTTCGGTCTGGCAATGCGGGCGCCGCTGATCGAGCGAATATTCGAGCGGCTCTATCTGCGTTTTCTGCAAATAAGACCGAGATTGCAGCGTTTGGTGAGCTAA
- a CDS encoding leucyl aminopeptidase has protein sequence MQISFTDSIPAQTRLAAYIVNKDALPGDLENAVKEGAQAARFKGGTGQTFESFVERDGKVVRIALAGAGKADAKDRAANLEKAGAALAAKYTASGEKTLALDLSGSGWSASDAAAVLMGLRLRNWRYDQYRTTQKDEQKRTLEAVQVVGAPDGTQDAWTDRDALAAGVEFTRELVTEPANVIYPESFVERCRSRFEGTGAELVVLDEAQMGELGMGALLGVGQGSVRESRILAIKWSGGAAGGTPMVFVGKGVTFDTGGISLKPGAGMEDMKWDMGGAGAVAGAMLALAKRGAKANVVGVVGLVENMPDGNAQRPGDVVTSMNGQTIEVINTDAEGRLVLCDALHWAQEEFKPKRIVDFATLTGAIIISLGHEHAGVFSNDDELADDLAKASKASGDATWRLPIGPAYDKLIDSPIADMKNVGPRGAGSITAAQFLKRFIKDDVAWAHVDIAGMVWADKPGATWGKGATGFGVRLIDQYVRDQLED, from the coding sequence ATGCAGATCAGCTTCACCGACTCCATTCCCGCCCAGACCCGGCTGGCCGCTTACATCGTAAACAAGGATGCGCTGCCCGGTGATCTTGAAAACGCCGTGAAAGAAGGCGCGCAGGCAGCACGCTTCAAGGGCGGCACCGGGCAGACGTTCGAATCCTTTGTCGAGCGTGATGGCAAGGTGGTGCGGATCGCGCTGGCAGGTGCGGGCAAGGCCGATGCGAAGGACCGCGCCGCCAATCTGGAAAAGGCCGGGGCCGCTCTGGCCGCCAAATACACCGCGTCGGGCGAGAAAACGCTGGCGTTGGACCTGTCCGGTTCCGGGTGGTCGGCGAGCGATGCTGCCGCCGTGCTGATGGGTCTGCGACTGCGCAACTGGCGCTACGACCAATATCGCACGACGCAGAAGGACGAACAGAAGCGAACGCTGGAGGCCGTGCAGGTCGTCGGCGCGCCGGACGGTACGCAGGATGCATGGACCGACCGCGATGCGCTGGCCGCCGGGGTTGAATTTACCCGCGAACTGGTCACCGAACCGGCCAATGTGATCTACCCGGAAAGCTTCGTGGAACGCTGCCGTTCGCGCTTCGAGGGGACCGGCGCAGAGCTGGTCGTGCTCGACGAGGCGCAGATGGGCGAGCTTGGCATGGGCGCGCTGCTGGGTGTGGGGCAGGGCTCGGTCCGCGAATCGCGTATTCTTGCGATCAAGTGGAGTGGCGGCGCAGCGGGCGGAACCCCGATGGTGTTCGTCGGCAAGGGCGTTACTTTCGATACCGGCGGCATCTCGCTCAAGCCCGGTGCGGGCATGGAAGACATGAAGTGGGACATGGGCGGCGCTGGCGCTGTGGCAGGCGCAATGCTCGCATTGGCGAAACGCGGTGCGAAGGCCAATGTGGTCGGCGTGGTCGGCCTCGTCGAGAACATGCCCGACGGCAATGCGCAGCGCCCCGGCGATGTTGTTACTTCGATGAACGGTCAGACGATCGAGGTCATCAACACCGATGCCGAAGGGCGGCTGGTGCTGTGCGACGCGCTCCATTGGGCGCAGGAGGAATTCAAGCCCAAGCGGATCGTCGATTTCGCCACGCTGACCGGCGCGATCATTATCTCGCTCGGCCACGAACATGCGGGCGTTTTCTCCAATGACGATGAGCTTGCCGATGACCTCGCCAAAGCCTCCAAGGCCAGCGGCGATGCCACATGGCGGCTGCCGATTGGCCCTGCCTATGACAAGCTGATCGATTCGCCCATTGCCGACATGAAGAATGTCGGTCCGCGCGGCGCAGGCTCGATCACGGCGGCGCAGTTTCTCAAGCGGTTCATCAAGGACGATGTCGCCTGGGCGCATGTCGACATTGCCGGGATGGTCTGGGCGGACAAGCCCGGCGCGACCTGGGGCAAGGGCGCAACCGGTTTCGGCGTGCGCCTGATCGACCAATATGTGCGCGACCAGCTGGAAGATTAG
- a CDS encoding peptidylprolyl isomerase — protein MIAKKLFSVSASLAAIGMVGAPLPLMAQASPAIGGGLDLPATINMLGSGDPNVRTATAVVNGSVITGTDVDHRLALTIDAAQSEVPEAEVQRLRGQILRNLIDETLKIQAAATEEMAVTAPEVEQRYAELARERFQQDQSGLDQFLLSIGSSPASLKRQIQGEIAWSRLLRRNISPFVNVSEEEVREMMARLEASRGTEEYRLGEIYLSSTPETEEAVLENIARIMEQLRGGGSFVAYARQFSEASTAVVGGDLGFVRLSTLPSEIATVAREMQPGQLVGPVAIPGGYSILYLIDKKQVLTADPRDAVLSLKQISISFPSDVSEPEAARMVEEFNLAMQSIRGCGDASRAAGQVGATIVDNNEIQARQLPEQLQATILGLQVGQTTPPFGSIADGVRVLQLCGRDDPQGDTGPGFEELLNQLESERINKRAQRYLRDLRNDAYIEYN, from the coding sequence GTGATTGCGAAAAAACTGTTCAGCGTGTCCGCCAGCCTCGCCGCGATCGGCATGGTCGGCGCTCCGCTTCCCTTGATGGCGCAGGCCTCCCCCGCAATTGGCGGCGGGCTGGACCTGCCCGCCACGATCAACATGCTCGGCAGCGGCGATCCCAATGTCCGTACGGCCACTGCCGTGGTCAATGGTTCGGTCATTACCGGGACCGATGTCGATCACCGTCTGGCCCTCACCATCGATGCCGCGCAGAGCGAGGTTCCCGAAGCCGAAGTGCAGCGGCTGCGCGGACAGATTCTGCGCAATCTGATCGATGAAACGCTGAAGATTCAGGCCGCTGCAACGGAGGAAATGGCCGTGACCGCACCCGAAGTGGAACAGCGTTACGCCGAACTGGCGCGCGAACGGTTCCAGCAGGATCAAAGCGGCCTGGACCAGTTCCTGCTGTCGATCGGCTCGTCCCCCGCCTCGCTCAAGCGGCAGATCCAGGGCGAGATTGCCTGGTCGCGGCTGCTGCGCCGCAATATCTCGCCCTTCGTGAACGTCTCCGAGGAAGAAGTGCGCGAGATGATGGCGCGGCTGGAGGCCTCTCGCGGAACGGAAGAATATCGTCTGGGTGAGATTTACCTCTCATCCACGCCCGAAACCGAAGAAGCGGTGCTGGAAAACATCGCCCGCATCATGGAACAATTGCGCGGAGGGGGCAGCTTCGTTGCCTATGCTCGCCAGTTTTCCGAGGCATCGACCGCAGTGGTCGGCGGCGATCTGGGTTTCGTCCGCCTGTCCACCCTGCCCAGCGAAATCGCCACGGTTGCGCGCGAAATGCAACCCGGCCAGCTGGTTGGCCCGGTGGCCATTCCCGGCGGCTATTCGATCCTTTACCTGATCGACAAGAAACAGGTGCTGACGGCCGATCCGCGCGATGCGGTGCTCAGCCTGAAGCAAATCTCGATTTCCTTCCCCTCCGATGTGAGCGAACCGGAAGCCGCGCGCATGGTGGAGGAGTTCAACCTTGCCATGCAGTCCATTCGCGGCTGCGGCGATGCATCGCGCGCGGCCGGTCAGGTCGGTGCCACCATCGTGGACAATAACGAAATCCAGGCGCGGCAATTGCCCGAACAGTTGCAGGCGACGATCCTGGGCCTGCAAGTCGGCCAGACCACCCCGCCCTTCGGTTCGATTGCCGACGGTGTGCGCGTGCTCCAGCTATGCGGACGCGACGATCCGCAGGGCGATACGGGACCGGGCTTCGAGGAATTGCTGAACCAGCTGGAAAGCGAACGCATCAACAAGCGCGCCCAGCGTTACCTGCGCGACCTGCGCAACGACGCCTATATCGAGTATAATTGA
- the pdxA gene encoding 4-hydroxythreonine-4-phosphate dehydrogenase PdxA: protein MTGPAISRARLPIALSLGDPAGIGPELACLAWAARAREGLEPFLVCEGQQVLIAAARQLGLDVPVKSVDSMAEALAVFDDALPVLGAGDGEYRPGQPGPASARLALNSLTMATRLAVQQVVAALVTGPIAKGRLAEVGFAHPGQTEYLADACGVSESQAVMMLAGPSLRTVPLTVHCALAEVSQRLTEDLIRARAHIVATALRDDFGIAAPRIAVAGLNPHAGEDGKFGHEEARIIAPAIAALRRDGIDATGPHPGDALFTPRARTGYDAALCMYHDQALIPLKALEFDAGVNVTLGLPIVRTSADHGTAFDIAGQRKADPGATIAALRLAGEIAARRAGS from the coding sequence TTGACCGGTCCGGCGATCTCCCGGGCTCGCCTCCCAATCGCGCTTTCGCTGGGCGATCCGGCGGGGATCGGGCCGGAACTCGCCTGCCTCGCCTGGGCGGCGCGGGCGCGTGAGGGGCTAGAGCCCTTCTTGGTCTGCGAAGGCCAGCAGGTCTTGATCGCGGCTGCGCGGCAGTTGGGCTTGGATGTGCCGGTAAAGTCGGTAGACAGCATGGCGGAAGCCTTGGCGGTGTTCGATGACGCGCTGCCGGTTCTGGGCGCGGGCGACGGCGAATATCGGCCGGGGCAGCCCGGTCCGGCAAGCGCCCGGCTGGCACTGAACTCGCTGACAATGGCGACAAGGCTTGCGGTGCAACAGGTGGTTGCGGCGCTTGTTACCGGCCCCATCGCCAAGGGCCGTTTGGCCGAAGTCGGCTTCGCCCATCCCGGCCAGACCGAATATCTTGCCGACGCCTGCGGTGTTTCTGAAAGCCAGGCGGTAATGATGCTGGCCGGGCCCAGCCTGCGCACAGTTCCGCTGACCGTCCATTGTGCGCTGGCCGAGGTATCGCAGCGGCTGACCGAAGATCTGATCCGCGCGCGCGCTCATATCGTCGCCACGGCGCTGCGCGATGATTTCGGCATCGCTGCACCGCGCATCGCAGTCGCCGGGCTCAACCCTCATGCGGGCGAGGATGGCAAGTTCGGCCATGAGGAAGCCCGGATCATCGCTCCGGCCATCGCCGCCTTGCGCCGCGATGGGATCGACGCGACCGGCCCGCATCCCGGCGATGCGCTGTTCACCCCCCGCGCCCGTACCGGATACGATGCAGCCCTGTGCATGTATCACGATCAGGCGCTGATCCCGCTCAAGGCGCTGGAATTCGATGCCGGGGTGAACGTCACGCTGGGCCTGCCCATCGTGCGCACCAGCGCCGATCATGGTACCGCCTTCGACATTGCCGGCCAGCGCAAGGCCGATCCCGGAGCAACCATCGCCGCGCTTCGCCTCGCGGGCGAAATAGCTGCGCGGCGGGCTGGCAGCTAA
- the rsmA gene encoding 16S rRNA (adenine(1518)-N(6)/adenine(1519)-N(6))-dimethyltransferase RsmA, producing the protein MTTGDLPPLREVIARHGLSASKALGQNFLFDEQLLDRIAAIPGDLSGRAVLEVGPGPGGLTRALLRAGAKVTAIEMDTRCLPALEELGEAFPGQLRVLQGDAMKLDHDALMDGEPYAVLSNLPYNVGTALFVKWLGGEDWPPNWTSLTLMFQQEVAQRIASRPGTSAYGRLAVLAQWRSSARLAMKVHRSAFTPPPKVMSAIVHVEPGDMPQGVSAKLLETLTAAAFGQRRKMLRQSLKSVPGAVDALAKVGIEETRRAETLEVGEFVALARHLSDS; encoded by the coding sequence GTGACTACCGGCGACCTCCCACCTCTACGCGAAGTTATCGCCCGCCACGGATTGAGCGCGTCCAAGGCGCTCGGGCAGAATTTCCTGTTCGACGAGCAATTGCTTGACCGGATCGCGGCGATCCCCGGCGATCTTTCCGGCCGCGCGGTGCTGGAAGTCGGCCCCGGCCCCGGCGGCCTGACCCGGGCCTTGCTGCGCGCGGGTGCCAAGGTCACCGCGATCGAGATGGATACGCGCTGCCTGCCCGCATTGGAGGAGCTGGGAGAAGCGTTCCCCGGCCAGCTGCGCGTGCTGCAAGGCGATGCGATGAAGCTGGATCATGATGCGCTAATGGACGGGGAGCCATACGCCGTTCTGTCCAACCTGCCCTATAATGTCGGTACGGCATTGTTCGTCAAATGGCTGGGCGGGGAGGATTGGCCGCCCAACTGGACCTCGCTGACGCTGATGTTCCAGCAGGAGGTGGCGCAGCGCATCGCCTCGCGGCCCGGAACATCCGCCTATGGCCGGCTGGCCGTGTTGGCGCAGTGGCGCAGCAGCGCCAGACTGGCGATGAAAGTGCACCGCAGCGCCTTCACACCGCCTCCAAAGGTTATGAGCGCTATCGTCCACGTCGAGCCGGGCGATATGCCGCAGGGTGTCTCGGCGAAGTTGCTGGAAACCCTCACCGCTGCCGCTTTCGGCCAACGCCGCAAGATGCTGCGCCAAAGCCTGAAAAGCGTGCCCGGGGCGGTTGATGCCCTGGCGAAGGTGGGGATCGAGGAAACGCGGCGAGCGGAGACGCTGGAGGTCGGCGAATTCGTGGCACTGGCCAGGCATTTGTCGGACAGCTGA
- a CDS encoding PAS domain-containing protein, translating into MDPSAMIEESPIPAVLSNPRLPDNPIIACNDAFIKLSGYDRNEIIGHNCRFLRGEDTEPELTEALRTGIKAGQPVMVEILNYKKDGTPFRNALMIAPIFGSSGELEYFLGSQVEVIENVTAASQLRREKALAQIDELSPRQKQVLVQIAAGKLNKQIAFDLGLHERTVKLHRSALLRALEVQTNADAIRIAIEAGF; encoded by the coding sequence ATGGACCCATCGGCAATGATTGAAGAGAGCCCAATTCCGGCAGTGCTCAGCAACCCGCGCTTGCCCGATAATCCAATCATCGCCTGTAATGATGCCTTTATAAAACTGAGCGGTTACGACCGAAATGAGATTATCGGCCACAATTGCCGCTTCCTGCGCGGGGAAGATACCGAACCCGAGCTGACCGAGGCTTTGCGCACCGGAATTAAGGCGGGCCAGCCGGTCATGGTGGAAATCCTGAATTACAAGAAAGATGGAACACCGTTCCGCAACGCCTTGATGATTGCGCCCATCTTCGGCTCTTCGGGGGAGCTTGAATATTTCCTGGGTTCGCAGGTGGAGGTTATCGAAAACGTCACGGCGGCGTCACAGCTGCGGCGAGAGAAGGCGCTTGCCCAGATCGATGAATTATCGCCCCGTCAAAAACAGGTCTTGGTCCAGATCGCGGCGGGCAAGCTGAACAAACAGATTGCCTTCGATTTGGGACTCCACGAGCGAACAGTGAAATTACATCGGTCAGCTTTGCTGCGCGCATTGGAGGTGCAAACCAATGCGGACGCGATCCGGATTGCGATCGAGGCGGGGTTTTAG
- a CDS encoding SRPBCC family protein produces the protein MFGLFKPKLAPQGPVEFQCDIEIAAPASEVYALINWADPRNAKRALGNEVTAVDGDEERYELVLHNVPGHTFHIEVIHAVPNREYVFDCMVDPVIGAMQSTRETYRIEPVDEQSCVLTLINETQFAEGLRMREFQCHVGQMAASSQSALEKLRIQAEFGLDALKSVEDRLVI, from the coding sequence ATGTTCGGATTATTCAAGCCAAAGCTGGCACCGCAGGGACCGGTCGAGTTCCAGTGCGATATCGAGATCGCGGCTCCGGCCAGCGAGGTCTACGCGCTGATCAACTGGGCCGATCCGCGCAATGCGAAGCGTGCGCTGGGCAACGAGGTGACGGCGGTGGACGGCGATGAAGAGCGCTACGAACTCGTGCTCCACAACGTGCCGGGCCACACTTTCCACATCGAAGTGATCCACGCCGTCCCGAACCGCGAATATGTATTCGATTGCATGGTCGATCCGGTCATCGGGGCAATGCAATCGACCCGCGAAACATACCGGATCGAGCCGGTGGACGAGCAATCATGCGTGCTGACGCTGATTAACGAAACCCAATTCGCCGAAGGCTTGCGGATGCGCGAATTCCAATGCCATGTTGGCCAGATGGCAGCATCCAGCCAAAGCGCGCTGGAGAAGCTGCGCATCCAGGCCGAATTCGGGCTCGATGCGCTGAAATCGGTCGAGGATCGCCTCGTAATCTAG